GCCAGCCGCGTCAATGGCCTGGACAGGCGAGGCGGCGCTGTCCCGGACAACTACATCCCAGGCCACTTAGCTTCTGCCCCTACCGGCGCCGCGTTTCGCACGAGCCTTTGGCGCGCCTTTCTTCCTGGGCGTTCTCCGCTTCGCGGGCCCCTTGGGCCTCGCGGCCTTCTTCGCCTTCTTTGCGGGCTTCTTCGACCTCACGGGTGCCGCTTGGCGCCTGCTCGGGACGGACGGCGCGACCTCCCGGCCCTTGGCCAGCTCGCGCCGCGTCTTCGCCTCGACGCCCTTGAGGTACCTCAACCCCTCCGCATACAGGTAATCGGTCGACGGCGCCAGCGTCCGCCAGATACAGGTCGACGCGCGCAGCGCCTCGGTCAGTTCGATGAACGATTCGAGCCCCACCATGCCCGTATAGTCGCACTCGACGAGCGCGCGGTAGATGCCCTCCCAGTCCACCGTGCCCGTGCCAGGCACGCCTCGATGGCTCTCGCTCAGGTGTACGTGGCACACGTAAGGCGCGGCCAGCTTTGTCGGTGTGTAGAAGTCGTTCTCCTCGATGTTCATGTGGTAGGCATCAAGATGAATGCCGACGTTCGGCTCATCGATCATCTTGACCAGCCGGACCGCCTGCTCGGCCGTGTTGATGAGGAACGTCTCATAGCGGTTCACCGGCTCGAGCCCGATCGTAACGCCGAAATCCTGCGCGTACTTCGCCACGCGCTTGAGGTTCTTCGCAGACCGCTCCCAGTACCGCTCGTCGGGCTTTGTCTCGAGCTTGCGCCCGATGGCCGAGTACGTCACGCCCGTCATTACGGTCGCACCCATCTCGG
This is a stretch of genomic DNA from Verrucomicrobiota bacterium. It encodes these proteins:
- a CDS encoding sugar phosphate isomerase/epimerase, with the translated sequence MGQIKYSAHAYGWTSSWSNETLGLIDKAKELGFDLLEIPIMEIDKVDAPRIRARCEAAGIGVIGSLAISEATDITAEDKATRERGVEYLKRCIKATAEMGATVMTGVTYSAIGRKLETKPDERYWERSAKNLKRVAKYAQDFGVTIGLEPVNRYETFLINTAEQAVRLVKMIDEPNVGIHLDAYHMNIEENDFYTPTKLAAPYVCHVHLSESHRGVPGTGTVDWEGIYRALVECDYTGMVGLESFIELTEALRASTCIWRTLAPSTDYLYAEGLRYLKGVEAKTRRELAKGREVAPSVPSRRQAAPVRSKKPAKKAKKAARPKGPAKRRTPRKKGAPKARAKRGAGRGRS